A stretch of Castanea sativa cultivar Marrone di Chiusa Pesio chromosome 2, ASM4071231v1 DNA encodes these proteins:
- the LOC142626334 gene encoding heat stress transcription factor A-5, translating to MDGAPTTSGSGGGGGGPAPFLIKTYEMVDDSTTDEIVSWSSNKNSFVVWNPPEFGRLLLPTYFKHNNFSSFIRQLNTYGFRKIDPEKWEFANEDFMKDQKHLLKNIHRRKPIHSHSHPQGSMTDPERAAFEEEIERLAREKASLEANILRSKQQRSAAKLQFEDLKQRVDSMEQRQENLLTFLDKALQEPTFAEILTRKIESMDFSAYNKKRRLPQVDQSPPVMENSFVDNNSSSRPEFGNVFHQDFSSKLRLELSPSVSDINLVSHSTQSSNEDGDSPQRKISGEPKGMQMRTEGFVFPPETLDLSDTGASFTLKMDSTFSRKLPTNENPRLQHPFQPSLTSNEEGDGHISCHLNLTLASSSLQVNKSPYSARMPQVAEETGKSPNSKSNTNSKESDTTDFPKSINLAGDTTLSSSQRASNNNQVPAAAPVRVNDVFWEQFLTERPGCLDNEEASSTYRASPYDEQDDGRSSLGMSRNAKNMEQLTL from the exons ATGGACGGAGCTCCAACGACTAGTGGAAGcggaggaggtggtggtggtccGGCGCCGTTTCTGATAAAGACGTACGAGATGGTGGATGACTCGACGACAGATGAGATCGTGTCGTGGAGCTCCAACAAGAATAGCTTTGTCGTTTGGAATCCTCCTGAGTTCGGCCGTCTCCTCCTCCCTACCTATTTCAAGCACAACAACTTCTCCAGCTTCATCCGCCAACTCAATACCTat GGATTTCGAAAGATTGATCCTGAGAAATGGGAGTTTGCTAATGAAGATTTCATGAAAGATCAAAAGCATCTTCTTAAAAATATCCACCGCAGAAAACCTATTCACAGTCATAGTCACCCACAAGGTTCTATGACGGATCCAGAGAGAGCAGCTTTTGAAGAAGAGATAGAGAGGCTTGCACGTGAGAAAGCTTCACTCGAGGCAAATATTTTAAGGTCAAAACAGCAGCGGTCAGCTGCAAAGCTTCAGTTTGAAGACCTAAAGCAACGAGTGGATAGTATGGAGCAGAGGCAGGAGAATTTGCTGACCTTCTTAGACAAGGCTCTTCAAGAACCTACTTTTGCTGAAATTCTCACTCGGAAGATTGAGTCTATGGATTTCTCAGCATACAATAAGAAAAGGCGACTGCCTCAAGTTGATCAGTCACCACCTGTTATGGAAAATAGTTTTGTGGATAACAATAGCAGTTCTAGACCAGAGTTTGGGAATGTGTTTCACCAAGACTTCTCAAGTAAGCTGAGATTGGAATTATCACCCTCTGTTTCAGACATTAACTTGGTTTCACATAGTACACAGAGTTCCAATGAAGATGGAGATAGTCCACAGAGGAAAATATCTGGAGAACCAAAAGGTATGCAGATGAGAACTGAAGGATTTGTATTTCCACCTGAAACATTAGACCTTTCAGATACAGGTGCATCATTTACTCTTAAAATGGATTCTACCTTCTCACGAAAATTGCCAACCAATGAAAACCCAAGGCTGCAGCACCCATTTCAGCCAAGTTTGACATCTAATGAAGAAGGTGATGGTCATATTTCCTGCCATTTAAATCTAACTCTGGCATCTTCTTCATTGCAAGTCAACAAAAGTCCTTATTCAGCTAGGATGCCCCAAGTAGCTGAGGAAACTGGCAAATCTCCAAATTCAAAGTCTAATACCAATAGTAAAGAATCTGATACTACAGATTTTCCAAAGAGCATAAATCTTGCTGGTGACACAACTTTGTCATCCTCTCAACGGGCTTCAAATAACAATCAAGTGCCTGCAGCTGCTCCAGTTAGAGTAAATGACGTATTTTGGGAGCAGTTCCTAACTGAAAGACCAGGTTGTTTGGACAATGAAGAGGCAAGTTCTACATATAGGGCAAGCCCATATGATGAGCAAGATGATGGAAGATCAAGCCTTGGAATGTCTAGAAACGCTAAGAACATGGAGCAGCTCACCCTTTGA
- the LOC142625127 gene encoding uncharacterized protein LOC142625127: protein MIVFRVLIDNESALNVCPMSTIEQLNVDTSLICPTTMIIRAFDGTLREVQGKIELIVGVSPKFFRVIFQVIKVDSPYNMLLGRPWLHAVGTVAFTLHRRLKYPSEDQVITIMAEEPLSIFKEASILYIDVDAFLEATFHSFEVVSMISRALEHKSTWPSATLMAAKEMLKFGYQLSQGLGAVGHGKASLIELPDNKGGFGLGYNPSDEEFFQVSRGKKRKCIGQGMSIPHIRVTFPALAEVIRSKMALESCVEESNLACLIRLCPEEFSVNAIVSPEGTSSCCHNEDIDDMNETIELDHDIEGLEEILNLPRDILEALNRENEGSKPNIEETGVINLADEGEHEKPVKIGVKFLKDMKPELIALLKEFKEIFAWSYQDIPRLDIEIVVHRIPIKLECPLVQESLRRMKSEIILKIKEEVEK from the exons TAGAGCAGTTGAATGTGGATACCTCTCTCATCTGCCCTACTACTATGATCATTAGAGCCTTTGACGGTACTCTTCGTGAGGTGCAAGGCAAGATTGAATTAATAGTTGGGGTCAGCCCTAAATTTTTCAGAGTCATCTTCCAAGTCATCAAAGTGGATTCCCCGTATAACATGCTCCTAGGGAGGCCTTGGTTACACGCCGTAGGCACAGTCGCTTTTACCCTTCACCGGAGGCTCAAGTACCCCTCTGAGGACCAGGTGATCACTATTATGGCTGAAGAGCCCCTATCCATCTTCAAGGAGGCTTCTATCCTTTACATCGATGTTGATGCCTTTTTGGAGGCAACTTTCCATAGTTTCGAGGTAGTCTCTATGATCTCTAGAGCTCTAGAACACAAGTCTACATGGCCTTCCGCTACTCTAATGGCTGCCAAAGAGATGCTCAAATTTGGCTATCAGTTAAGCCAAGGCCTCGGTGCCGTAGGACATGGGAAGGCTTCCTTGATTGAGCTCCCAGACAACAAAGGAGGATTTGGTCTAGGCTATAACCCCTCTGATGAAGAATTTTTCCAGGTCTCCAggggaaagaaaaggaagtgcATTGGCCAAGGGATGTCTATCCCCCACATCAGGGTCACTTTTCCGGCTTTGGCCGAGGTCATCAGATCAAAAATGGCACTGGAATCATGCGTGGAGGAATCGAATCTAGCTTGTCTCATCCGCTTATGCCCTGAGGAATTCTCAGTGAATGCTATCGTATCCCCAGAGG GTACATCGTCTTGTTGCCATAATGAGGATATTGATGACATGAATGAGACAATAGAGTTGGATCATGATATTGAAGGATTAGAGGAGATTTTAAATTTACCTCGTGATATTTTGGAAGCCCTAAACAGAGAAAATGAGGGGTCCAAGCCTAACATAGAAGAGACAGGGGTGATTAACCTTGCTGACGAAGGCGAACATGAAAAGCCCGTCAAGATCGGGGTGAAATTTCTTAAAGACATGAAACCTGAGCTTATAGCATTACTCAAGGAATTCAAAGAGATATTTGCTTGGTCTTACCAAGATATTCCAAGGCTAGATATTGAGATTGTTGTCCATAGAATTCCAATTAAGCTCGAATGCCCGCTAGTGCAGGAATCCCTTCGAAGGATGAAATCTGAGATCATTttgaagatcaaagaagaagtagaaaaatAG